From the Ctenopharyngodon idella isolate HZGC_01 chromosome 3, HZGC01, whole genome shotgun sequence genome, one window contains:
- the LOC127508736 gene encoding cytolytic toxin-alpha-like isoform X8 encodes MSALLMYLKQPSCIYCAYLWLATLAVVNAQIPFFQKQEVSQPKPDELQILNEDTEGLHFLADQGNTNNPALESQPIEVAAVGRPLLLGMLYDCRKDTFIPGVTLWDIKSLKKDLRIHSQPMTDLKFSSSDSLSSKSSLLDVSASLKASFLGGLVEVGGSAKYLRDTKSSRQQSRVTMYYKETTRFEELTMSQLGQITYPQVFEQKTATHVVTAVLYGAQAIMVFDRTFSEEKNKQEIEGELDVMVKKIPGFFIEGKGALNMTDCDKKMTESITCTFYGDFHLQKSPTTYMEALEVYKKLPTILKENPKNAVPIKVWLYPLYLLDTKAARLVREISTSLVSTTEDIIEGLGQAERTYNDLSRKTLLNVFRDIKERLKSFQRSFSIYKTMLLKAVSRVFLAIRGGEMEQNSLEDILKIHYSSPFNDDMLNQWLDHAKSELNILSSHTKMLEGIKTEDSDHLNTIILDPNIDVVVCLTFTSLKYEDPYLSTLKEFLKSDKFNELNGEKNMVSVASVRKWFSDPDVISNMKETLSLFKSFSEANKDDKRYRFIMSVIPDPSSPGSSIYLYEKGKLTNRQFQPVSKPPPPEAKEVLDRSVSLKLQKSPTGETVQYRVEYQQVKADSGAEEQWLFKNTSDEDFTLTELEFGKQYLIRYRIVGKVGVSEASGTISSIPPSGALNTFLENHKADATVGRQASEASPSPNCIVPRTRNDFLK; translated from the exons ATGTCGGCACTTTTGATGTACCTGAAGCAGCCGAGCTGCATCTACTGTGCATATCTATGGTTGGCAACCCTGGCTGTGGTGAATGCACAG ataccattctttcaaaaacaggaAGTGTCACAACCCAAACCTGATGAGCTTCAGATTTTAAATGAAGACACTGAAGGACTTCATTTCTTAGCGGACCAAGGAAACACAAACAATCCAG CCCTGGAATCACAGCCTATTGAAGTGGCAGCTGTAGGAAGACCTCTGCTTCTTGGTATGCTGTATGACTGCCGCAAGGATACCTTCATTCCAG GTGTTACTCTGTGGGATATTAAATCATTGAAGAAAGATTTGCGCATTCATTCACAGCCCATGACAGATTTGAAGTTCAGTAGCTCTGACTCTCTCTCTAGTAAGTCCAGTCTCCTGGATGTAAGTGCTTCCCTGAAGGCCAGCTTCTTGGGAGGGCTGGTGGAAGTGGGAGGATCTGCCAAATACCTGCGTGACACCAAATCCTCAAGACAACAATCCAGAGTAACAATGTATTACAAAGAAACCACACGATTTGAAGAGCTCACCATGTCCCAGCTGGGCCAAATCACCTACCCTCAGGTGTTTGAGCAGAAAACAGCAACTCATGTGGTCACAGCTGTGCTGTACGGAGCTCAGGCCATCATGGTGTTTGATCGGACATTTTCAGAAGAGAAAAACAAGCAGGAGATTGAGGGAGAACTAGATGTCATGGTCAAGAAAATCCCTGGATTTTTCATTGAGGGAAAAGGAGCTTTAAATATGACAGATTGTGATAAGAAAATGACTGAGAGCATCACCTGCACATTTTATGGTGACTTCCACCTTCAGAAGAGCCCCACCACTTACATGGAGGCCCTGGAGGTGTACAAGAAGCTCCCCACTATACTGAAGGAGAATCCAAAGAATGCAGTTCCGATAAAAGTCTGGCTCTATCCTCTTTATCTACTGGATACAAAAGCAGCTCGGTTGGTGAGAGAAATTAGCACAAGTCTGGTTTCCACCACTGAAGATATAATAGAAGGGCTGGGACAGGCAGAGAGGACATACAACGACCTCTCCAGAAAAACACTGCTAAATGTTTTCAGAGACATCAAAGAGAGGCTGAAATCATTTCAGAGATCATTTAGCATTTACAAGACAATGCTCCTGAAAGCTGTCAGCAGGGTCTTCCTTGCTATACGAGGAGGAGAGATGGAGCAAAATTCATTGGAAGACATCCTGAAGATCCACTACAGCTCCCCTTTTAATGATGACATGCTTAACCAGTGGTTAGATCATGCAAAGTCTGAACTTAACATCTTGAGTTCTCACACCAAGATGCTGGAGGGAATCAAAACTGAAGATTCAGATCATCTCAACACCATCATCCTTGATCCTAATATTGATGTTGTGGTGTGCTTGACCTTCACATCTTTGAAGTATGAAGACCCGTATCTTTCAACCCTGAAGGAGTTTCTGAAATCCGACAAGTTTAATGAgctaaatggggaaaaaaacatggtttCTGTGGCATCTGTCAGAAAGTGGTTCAGCGATCCTGATGTCATCTCAAATATGAAAGAGACCTTATctcttttcaaaagtttttcagAGGCTAATAAAGATGATAAGAGATATCGATTCATTATGTCTGTCATCCCAGATCCATCCAGTCCAGGCTCCTCCATCTATCTGTATGAAAAAGGGAAGCTGACAAACAGACAGTTCCAGCCCGTGTCGAAGCCTCCCCCACCAGAAGCGAAGGAGGTCCTGGACCGCTCTGTGTCCCTGAAACTGCAGAAGTCCCCGACTGGAGAAACTGTGCAGTACAGAGTGGAGTACCAGCAGGTGAAAGCAGATTCTGGCGCTGAGGAACAGTGGCTTTTCAAAAACACATCTGATGAAGACTTTACTCTGACTGAGTTGGAGTTTGGAAAGCAGTACTTGATCCGCTACAGGATTGTGGGTAAAGTGGGAGTGAGTGAAGCCAGTGGCACTATCAGCTCCATACCGCCTTCAG GTGCACTCAACACATTTTTGGAGAATCACAAGGCAGATGCTACTGTAGGAAGACAAGCATCAGAGGCAAGCCCCAGTCCTAACT GCATTGTTCCCAGGACCAGGAACGACTTcttaaaat